The following coding sequences are from one Gossypium hirsutum isolate 1008001.06 chromosome A12, Gossypium_hirsutum_v2.1, whole genome shotgun sequence window:
- the LOC107928703 gene encoding alpha-glucan water dikinase, chloroplastic has protein sequence MSNCVGQILIQQHFLRPAVLKHQSKLKNSSGVPNISFCANASLSNSAQQRRSWISTKFYGNRLISKRKQKIAMGSRRAFTFIPQAVLAANLASEHLARFNVDGITELQVDASTPASGSITQVNFRIIYSSDSLLLHWGVICDGNENWVLPSRQPEGTKNYKNKALRTPFVESGSSSYLKLEIDDPSIQAIEFIIFDEARNTWIKNNGQNFHVKLPRKETLISNISLPEDLVQIQAYLRWERKGKQMYTREKEKEEYEAARAELLEEIARGTSVDDIRTKLTKKGGQEFKDSAILEKKNAIPDDLVQIQSYIRWEKAGKPNYSPEQQLREFDEARKELQFELEKGASLDVIRKKITKGEIETKVSKPPQNKRYFSAQRTQRKQRDLMVLLNKHSVKSAEGSITVEPKPLTAVESFAKKIELDSSLVMNKKIYKFGEREVLVLVTKSADKIKIHIASDFEEPLTLHWALSEKAGEWLPPPRTVLPPGSVSLGGAAESTFSTCSFDDLPKQVQCIELEIEDGNFKGMPFVLLSGEKWIKHNGSDFYVDFSQRFKQDQKDAGDGKGTSKVLLDRIAEMESEAQKSFMHRFNIASDLMDQAKDTGELGLAGILVWMRFMATRQLIWNKNYNVKPREISKAQDRLTDLLQSTYTTHPQHRELLRMIMSTVGHGGEGDVGQRIRDEILVIQRNNDCKGGMMEEWHQKLHNNTSPDDVVICQALIDYIKSDFDISIYWKTLTENGITKERLLSYDRAIHSDPSFGRDQKDGLLRDLGHYMRTLKAVHSGADLESAISNCMGYQAEGEGFMVGVQINPVAGLPSGIPELLQFILQHVEDRNVEALIEGLLEARQELQPLLSKSSDRLKDLLFLDIALDSTVRTATERAYEELNNAGPEKIMYFITLVLENLALSSDDNEDLIYCLKGWHHAISMCNSQSAHWALYAKSVLDRTRLGLSSKAEWYQRILQPSAEYLGSLLEVDPWAINIFTEEVIRAGSAATLSSLINRLDPVLRETAHLGSWQVISPVEVVGYVDVVEELLAVQNKSYDRPTILVAKSVKGEEEIPDGTVAVLTPDMPDVLSHVSVRARNCKVCFATCFDPKILADLQANKGKLLRLKPSSADVVYSEVKEGDLADSSNLKGDGPSSITLVRKQFGGKYAISAEEFTPEMVGAKSRNISYLKGKVPSWVGIPTSVALPFGVFEKVLADKLNQRVVEKLQILKKKLGEGDFDALGEIRQTVLQLAAPPELVKELKTKMLSSGMPCPGDEGEQRWEQAWTAITKVWASKWNERAYFSTRKAKLDHEYLCMAVLVQEIINADYAFVIHTTNPSSGDSSEIYAEVVKGLGETLVGAYPGRALSFVCKKSNLSSPQVLGYPSKPIALFIRRSIIFRSDSNGEDLEGYAGAGLYDSVPMDEEEKVVVDYSCDPLLNDGKFQQSILSSIAGAGKAIEELYRSPQDIEGVIRDGKVYVVQTRPQM, from the exons ATGAGTAATTGCGTTGGCCAGATTTTGATACAGCAGCACTTCCTCCGTCCTGCGGTTTTAAAGCATCAAAGCAAACTCAAAAATTCTTCTGGCGTCCCTAACATATCCTTTTGTGCCAATGCTTCCCTGAGTAATTCGGCCCAGCAGCGCAGGTCTTGGATTTCTACAAAGTTCTATGGCAACAGATTGATAAGTAAGAGGAAGCAGAAAATAGCCATGGGGAGCCGACGGGCCTTTACGTTCATCCCTCAAGCCGTATTAGCTGCTAATCTGGCTTCTGAG CACCTTGCAAGATTCAATGTTGATGGGATTACTGAATTGCAG GTTGATGCTAGTACTCCTGCTTCAGGATCTATTACACAAGTAAATTTTAGAATCATTTACAGTAGCGACTCTTTACTCTTGCACTGGGGTGTGATATGCGATGGAAACGA AAACTGGGTACTTCCTTCACGTCAACCGGAAGGGAccaaaaattacaagaataagGCCTTACGAACTCCATTTGTGGAG TCTGGCTCCAGTTCCTATTTAAAGTTAGAAATTGATGATCCTAGCATCCAAGCTATAGAGTTTATTATATTTGATGAAGCCCGAAATACATG GATAAAAAATAATGGTCAGAACTTTCATGTGAAGTTACCTCGGAAGGAGACATTGATTTCAAATATTTCATTACCTGAAGATCTTGTTCAGATTCAAGCATATTTGAGGTGGGAGCGAAAGGGTAAACAGATGTACACCCGAGAGAAAGAGAAG GAAGAATATGAAGCAGCTCGTGCTGAGCTGTTGGAGGAAATAGCCAGGGGTACTTCTGTGGATGACATTCGGACAAAGCTAACAAAAAAAGGTGGGCAAGAATTTAAGGACTCAGctattcttgaaaaaaaaaacgcGATACCCGATGATCTTGTCCAAATACAATCCTATATACGATGGGAGAAAGCAGGGAAGCCAAATTATTCCCCAGAGCAACAGCTT AGGGAATTTGATGAAGCAAGGAAAGAGTTGCAATTCGAACTAGAAAAAGGTGCATCTCTTGATGTAATTCGAAAGAAGATTACTAAAGGAGAGATAGAGACAAAGGTTTCAAAGCCACCGCAGAACAAAAGATATTTTAGTGCTCAACGGACTCAGCGCAAGCAGAGGGACCTGATGGTGCTTCTTAATAAGCATTCAGTGAAATCTGCAGAAGGAAGTATAACAGTTGAACCAAAACCATTGACAGCAGTTGAAAGCTTTGCTAAGAAAATTGAACTGGATAGCAGCCTTGTTATGAACaagaaaatttacaaatttgGTGAGAGGGAGGTTTTG GTGCTTGTCACCAAATCTGCTGATAAGATAAAGATTCACATAGCTAGTGATTTTGAAGAACCGCTTACCCTTCACTGGGCTCTATCTGAAAAGGCTGGAGAGTGGCTG CCACCACCTCGCACTGTTCTCCCTCCAGGTTCAGTTTCTTTAGGTGGAGCTGCTGAATCAACATTTTCAACATGCTCTTTTGATGATCTTCCCAAACAG GTTCAATGCATTGAGTTGGAGATTGAGGACGGTAATTTTAAAGGGATGCCATTTGTTCTTCTGTCTGGAGAGAAGTGGATAAAACATAATGGCTCCGACTTCTATGTGGACTTCAGCCAGAGATTCAAGCAAGATCAAAAG GATGCTGGTGATGGCAAAGGTACTTCAAAGGTTTTGTTGGATAGAATAGCTGAAATGGAGAGTGAGGCACAAAAGTCTTTTATGCACAG GTTTAATATTGCATCAGATTTAATGGATCAAGCCAAAGATACTGGCGAATTGGGCCTGGCTGGGATCTTAGTGTGGATGAGGTTTATGGCTACGAGGCAGCTCATATGGAATAAAAACTACAATGTGAAACCACG GGAGATAAGTAAGGCACAGGATAGACTCACTGACTTGCTCCAGAGTACTTACACTACTCATCCACAGCATCGCGAGCTTTTGCGCATGATTATGTCTACTGTTGGTCATGGAGGTGAAGGGGATGTGGGGCAAAGAATTAGGGATGAAATATTGGTCATCCAG AGGAACAATGACTGCAAGGGAGGGATGATGGAGGAATGGCACCAGAAGTTGCATAATAATACTAGTCCAGATGACGTTGTAATCTGTCAG GCACTGATCGACTATATTAAAAGTGACTTTGACATTAGCATCTACTGGAAGACTCTAACTGAGAATGGAATAACTAAGGAACGCCTCTTAAGTTATGATCGTGCTATCCATTCTGACCCAAGTTTTGGGAGAGATCAGAAGGATGGTCTATTGCGTGATCTTGGCCATTATATGAGAACCTTGAAG GCTGTTCATTCTGGTGCAGATCTTGAGTCTGCTATTTCTAATTGCATGGGCTACCAAGCAGAG GGTGAAGGTTTCATGGTCGGGGTGCAAATAAACCCTGTAGCTGGCTTGCCCTCTGGAATTCCA GAATTGCTTCAGTTTATACTTCAACATGTTGAAGACAGAAATGTAGAAGCCCTGATTGAG GGTCTACTTGAGGCTCGTCAAGAGCTTCAGCCATTGTTGTCGAAGTCTAGTGATCGTCTGAAGGATCTATTGTTTTTAGACATTGCCCTTGACTCTACTGTTAGGACAGCTACTGAAAGAGCTTATGAGGAGCTGAACAATGCTGGACCAGAG AAAATCATGTACTTCATCACTCTCGTCCTAGAAAACCTTGCACTTTCATCTGATGACAATGAGGATCTGATCTATTGTTTGAAG GGATGGCATCATGCCATAAGCATGTGCAATAGTCAAAGTGCTCACTGGGCACTGTACGCGAAGTCAGTACTGGATAGAACTCGCCTTGGACTGTCTAGTAAGGCTGAGTGGTACCAGCGTATCTTGCAACCATCAGCAGAATATCTTGGATCATTGCTTGAAGTAGATCCATGGGCT ATCAACATATTTACAGAAGAAGTTATCCGTGCTGGATCAGCTGCAACTTTATCTTCGCTTATTAATCGACTTGATCCTGTTCTTAGGGAGACTGCTCATCTTGGAAG TTGGCAGGTTATCAGTCCAGTTGAAGTTgttgggtatgttgatgttgtagAAGAGCTGCTTGCTGTACAGAATAAATCTTATGACCGGCCTACTATTTTAGTGGCAAAAAGTgtaaaaggagaagaagaaattCCAGATGGCACAGTTGCTGTATTGACACCTGACATGCCTGATGTTTTATCACATGTTTCTGTCCGAGCAAGAAATTGCAAG GTTTGCTTTGCTACATGCTTTGATCCTAAAATTCTGGCTGACCTCCAAGCAAACAAAGGGAAATTATTACGCCTAAAACCTTCATCTGCAGATGTAGTTTATAG TGAGGTGAAGGAGGGTGACCTAGCTGATTCAAGTAACTTGAAGGGAGATGGTCCATCATCTATTACTTTGGTTAGAAAGCAGTTTGGTGGTAAATATGCCATATCAGCAGAGGAATTTACACCTGAAATG GTCGGTGCTAAATCACGCAATATCTCATATCTAAAAGGAAAAGTTCCATCTTGGGTTGGGATTCCCACATCAGTTGCCCTTCCATTTGGAGTATTTGAGAAGGTTCTTGCAGATAAACTAAACCAG AGGGTGGTTGAGAAGTtgcaaattttgaagaaaaagttgGGAGAAGGAGACTTTGATGCACTTGGGGAGATTCGTCAGACGGTTCTACAACTGGCAGCACCACCCGAATTG GTGAAAGAGCTGAAGACCAAGATGCTAAGTTCTGGAATGCCTTGCCCCGGAGATGAAGGTGAACAGAGGTGGGAGCAAGCATGGACTGCTATAACGAAGGTCTGGGCCTCAAAATGGAATGAGAGAGCATATTTCAGCACCAGGAAAGCCAAACTAGACCACGAGTACCTATGCATGGCTGTCCTGGTTCAGGAAATAATCAATGCTGATTATGCATTTGTTATCCATACTACTAATCCTTCTTCAGGGGACTCATCAGAGATCTATGCTGAG GTGGTGAAGGGACTTGGAGAAACTCTGGTTGGAGCTTATCCAGGTCGTGCTTTGAGTTTTGTTTGCAAGAAAAGCAATCTCAGCTCTCCTCAG GTATTGGGATACCCGAGCAAACCAATTGCTCTCTTCATAAGGCGTTCCATTATCTTCCGCTCTGATTCAAATGGTGAAGATCTAGAAGGTTACGCGGGTGCTGGCCTTTATGACAG TGTGCCCATGGATGAAGAAGAGAAAGTAGTGGTTGATTACTCATGTGACCCATTGCTAAACGATGGCAAGTTCCAACAATCTATCCTGTCTAGTATTGCAGGGGCAGGAAAGGCTATAGAGGAACTTTATAGATCCCCGCAAGATATTGAAGGTGTGATTAGGGATGGTAAGGTTTATGTTGTCCAGACAAGACCCCAGATGTGA